In Lysinibacillus sp. FSL M8-0337, the following proteins share a genomic window:
- a CDS encoding YlmC/YmxH family sporulation protein: MRFSMLQQKEVIEAGNGRFLGFVVDAEVSKETGYVTAFMIAEPRKYLGFFRGEESIRKVHMKDVLVVGKDVILVKALS, translated from the coding sequence ATGCGTTTCTCAATGTTACAGCAAAAAGAAGTAATAGAAGCAGGCAATGGACGTTTTTTAGGCTTTGTCGTAGATGCAGAGGTATCGAAAGAAACTGGCTATGTAACTGCGTTTATGATTGCGGAGCCGAGAAAGTATCTAGGTTTTTTTAGAGGAGAAGAGTCGATTAGAAAAGTCCATATGAAGGATGTTCTTGTTGTAGGAAAGGATGTCATTCTAGTAAAGGCATTATCGTAG
- a CDS encoding cell division protein SepF, with protein sequence MSMKNKIKNFFYLEEELEEEITQAPIQQQQPVQQQPIHAAKPKKVIKERKAQIHEIVPQSTAANNNIVSLQAAMNTKGAKVVLVEPRVYAEAQDIAENLKNKRATIVNLQRIEREQGIRIIDFLSGTVYALGGDIQRIGKDIFLCTPDNVEVSGEISNFILDDN encoded by the coding sequence ATGAGCATGAAAAATAAAATTAAAAACTTCTTTTATCTTGAAGAAGAATTAGAAGAAGAAATCACGCAAGCTCCTATTCAACAGCAACAACCCGTACAGCAACAACCGATTCATGCAGCTAAACCTAAAAAGGTCATTAAGGAACGTAAAGCACAGATTCATGAAATTGTACCGCAAAGTACAGCTGCCAATAATAATATTGTCAGTTTACAAGCAGCTATGAATACAAAGGGTGCGAAAGTTGTATTAGTAGAACCGAGAGTTTATGCAGAGGCACAAGATATCGCAGAAAACTTAAAGAACAAACGTGCAACGATTGTTAATCTACAACGTATCGAACGAGAACAAGGTATAAGAATCATCGACTTTTTAAGTGGTACAGTCTATGCACTTGGTGGAGACATTCAACGTATAGGCAAAGATATTTTCTTATGCACACCAGATAATGTAGAAGTGTCTGGCGAAATTTCCAATTTTATTTTAGACGATAATTAA
- the lspA gene encoding signal peptidase II: MYKYYGLAAFVIILDQWTKWLIVKNMEFGERIAVWDPWFGILSHRNRGAAWGMLEGQMWLFSIVTIGVIIAIIYFYHKEAKGKPLFQVGLMLLLGGAIGNFIDRIFRGEVVDFADVLIPIINYDFPIFNIADAALTIAVVVLMIGLIAEDKKEKKQVKQ; encoded by the coding sequence GTGTATAAATATTATGGATTGGCCGCTTTTGTCATTATTCTTGATCAATGGACAAAATGGCTAATTGTGAAAAATATGGAGTTTGGTGAACGTATTGCCGTATGGGATCCTTGGTTTGGTATTTTATCTCATCGTAATAGAGGTGCAGCCTGGGGGATGCTTGAAGGGCAAATGTGGTTATTTTCTATCGTGACAATAGGTGTTATTATTGCCATCATTTACTTTTATCATAAAGAGGCAAAGGGCAAGCCTCTTTTTCAAGTGGGCTTAATGCTGTTATTGGGCGGTGCCATTGGTAATTTTATTGACCGTATATTTAGAGGAGAAGTAGTAGATTTTGCCGACGTATTAATCCCTATTATTAATTACGATTTCCCGATTTTTAATATTGCGGATGCAGCATTAACAATTGCCGTTGTCGTATTAATGATTGGTTTAATCGCCGAAGATAAAAAAGAAAAGAAACAGGTGAAACAATGA
- a CDS encoding DivIVA domain-containing protein, producing the protein MPLSPIDIHNKEFTKSFRGYAEDEVNEFLDQIIKDYEKLLREKKEVDKQLEMALEQARHFNSLEETLQKSIVVAQEAADEVRRNSQKEAKLIVKEAEKNADRIVNEALTKARKVTIEIDELKKQSKVFRNRFKMLVEAQLDLLNADDWDHLLQYDIDLTEIQSSVEEAQESEEM; encoded by the coding sequence ATGCCATTATCACCTATTGATATACATAATAAGGAGTTTACAAAATCTTTCAGAGGTTATGCTGAAGATGAAGTAAATGAATTTTTAGATCAAATCATTAAAGATTATGAAAAATTACTGCGTGAAAAAAAAGAAGTCGATAAGCAATTAGAAATGGCTTTAGAGCAAGCGAGACATTTTAATTCTTTAGAGGAAACATTACAAAAATCTATAGTGGTTGCCCAAGAGGCGGCTGATGAAGTACGCAGAAATTCGCAAAAAGAAGCAAAGCTTATTGTGAAGGAAGCAGAAAAAAATGCTGATCGCATCGTCAATGAGGCATTAACGAAAGCACGTAAAGTAACAATCGAGATAGATGAACTGAAAAAACAATCAAAGGTTTTCCGCAATCGTTTTAAAATGCTTGTAGAAGCACAGTTAGATTTACTGAATGCAGATGATTGGGATCATTTATTGCAGTATGATATTGATTTAACCGAAATTCAGTCTTCTGTTGAGGAAGCGCAAGAGTCAGAAGAAATGTAA
- a CDS encoding RNA-binding protein: MEHLIQHFRKDEQPFIEQVVSWQREVEDRYAPKLTDFLDPRQRFIVASVIGQNNVLHTTSDGLFHEAERQRMLIFPTYFEPQKEDYQLKVFTIHYPARFVQLRHPDVLGALLSLGLDRAKFGDIRVNEQQVQFVVAEEVADYVRLHLTGIGKVKVHVESMKEFQALIENEEDWQEESHTVSSMRLDVIIATVLKVSRQKAQALIIGKKVRVNWTERDTVAFECQEGDILSIRGSGRVKIIMTEGRTKKDKIRLQIGRLTQKG; this comes from the coding sequence ATGGAGCATTTAATACAACATTTTAGGAAGGACGAGCAACCCTTTATTGAGCAAGTAGTAAGCTGGCAGCGCGAGGTGGAAGATCGTTATGCCCCTAAACTTACTGATTTTTTAGACCCAAGACAGCGTTTTATTGTAGCATCTGTTATTGGGCAAAACAATGTGCTCCATACAACAAGTGATGGTCTATTTCATGAGGCAGAACGTCAGCGCATGCTTATTTTCCCAACATATTTTGAGCCCCAGAAGGAAGATTATCAGTTGAAAGTCTTTACTATTCACTATCCTGCAAGGTTTGTGCAATTACGTCATCCCGATGTACTCGGTGCCCTTTTATCACTGGGCCTTGATCGTGCCAAATTCGGGGATATTCGTGTCAATGAACAACAAGTACAGTTTGTCGTAGCGGAAGAGGTGGCAGATTATGTACGCCTTCATTTAACGGGGATTGGGAAAGTAAAAGTACATGTCGAATCAATGAAAGAGTTCCAAGCACTTATCGAAAATGAAGAGGACTGGCAGGAGGAGTCACATACGGTGTCTTCTATGCGTTTAGATGTCATTATTGCGACGGTATTAAAGGTTTCACGTCAAAAAGCTCAAGCACTTATTATAGGAAAAAAAGTACGAGTAAACTGGACTGAACGAGATACAGTTGCTTTTGAGTGTCAAGAAGGTGATATTTTGTCCATACGTGGAAGTGGTCGAGTGAAAATAATAATGACTGAAGGCCGAACAAAGAAAGATAAAATCCGTTTACAAATCGGTCGATTGACCCAAAAAGGCTAA
- a CDS encoding RluA family pseudouridine synthase, producing MTQVSYTIEEQQQGERIDKAVSSIQNEWSRTQISNWITEGIVKVNGEAVKAKYKVKAGDVVEIIVPEAEPLDVIAENLDLEIVYEDADVLVVNKPKGMVVHPAPGHMTGTLVNGLMYHCTDLSGINGIMRPGIVHRIDKDTSGLLMVAKNDKAHESLVEQLVNKTVTRKYTALVHGHIAHDKGTIDAPIGRDQKDRQKQAVVDKGKHAVTHFQVIERFGDYTLVECRLETGRTHQIRVHMQYIGFPLVGDPKYGPRKTLDFGGQVLHAGVLGFTHPTTGEYMEFEAPLPVDYVQLLDELRNKD from the coding sequence ATGACACAAGTATCATATACAATTGAAGAACAGCAACAAGGAGAGCGCATTGATAAAGCGGTTTCGAGTATACAGAATGAATGGTCTCGTACACAAATTAGCAATTGGATTACAGAAGGAATTGTTAAAGTAAATGGTGAAGCAGTAAAAGCAAAATACAAGGTGAAAGCAGGCGATGTTGTTGAAATCATCGTACCAGAGGCAGAACCTTTAGACGTTATTGCTGAAAACTTAGACCTTGAAATCGTGTATGAAGACGCAGATGTACTCGTTGTCAACAAACCAAAAGGAATGGTGGTCCATCCTGCGCCAGGGCATATGACGGGTACACTGGTAAATGGTTTAATGTATCATTGCACAGATTTATCGGGCATAAATGGGATCATGCGTCCAGGTATTGTACACCGAATCGATAAAGACACATCAGGTTTGCTTATGGTAGCGAAAAATGATAAAGCACATGAATCATTAGTTGAGCAGCTTGTGAATAAAACAGTCACACGTAAATACACAGCGCTTGTGCATGGACATATTGCTCACGATAAAGGGACAATTGATGCACCAATTGGACGTGATCAAAAGGACCGTCAAAAACAAGCTGTTGTGGATAAAGGGAAACATGCGGTGACGCACTTCCAAGTAATTGAACGCTTCGGTGATTACACATTAGTAGAGTGTCGTCTTGAAACGGGACGTACACACCAAATTCGTGTCCATATGCAGTATATTGGATTCCCACTTGTTGGCGACCCAAAATATGGACCAAGAAAGACCCTTGATTTTGGTGGACAAGTATTGCACGCAGGTGTTTTAGGATTCACGCATCCGACTACTGGCGAATATATGGAGTTTGAAGCACCACTTCCTGTTGATTATGTACAATTATTAGACGAATTAAGAAATAAGGATTGA
- a CDS encoding AraC family transcriptional regulator, translating to MLGWLEEFLPNTFTECTQPSAHEVVIFVYEIRGLFDWIKVNRLKKHYPNSIIVPIVAVHLAYSAGIAIELNLQALLIKPLHKQKFLRIVKKLYTSYKEQQASTVTMLELSQQFPQDHTSPFREAFLRRLIRGEINNEQEIVQASSFLSTDCIPNIVFLIQGYVDIQHNRPIPYDASSVITNVFRQHFADKAPLSFLNFERYLLLLMRIPITYTSFKHWEEGVTTLLTVIEQLKNDYSIHLFMGIGGVFLQSMQVKESYSQARKARRKPPVDNIHIRFYEDLTKHEQLQKAIHYIEEHYDEQLVISDVAKSINFSPTHFSRLFKKETGRNFVDYVAYTRIIKTLPYLRKFDYTIEKIAASSGFNTPNYYSLTFKKYVGISPTDYRNTIEILFK from the coding sequence ATGCTAGGGTGGTTAGAAGAATTCCTCCCTAACACATTTACTGAATGTACACAACCAAGTGCACATGAAGTAGTTATATTCGTCTATGAAATTAGGGGATTATTTGATTGGATTAAGGTCAATCGTTTAAAGAAACATTATCCTAACAGTATAATTGTCCCGATTGTTGCAGTACACCTAGCTTACTCGGCTGGTATTGCCATTGAATTAAATTTACAAGCGCTTCTAATAAAACCGTTGCACAAACAAAAGTTTTTACGAATTGTAAAAAAGCTTTATACTTCCTATAAAGAACAGCAAGCAAGTACAGTCACGATGCTTGAACTTTCGCAACAATTTCCTCAAGATCATACATCGCCGTTTCGCGAAGCGTTTTTGAGACGCTTAATACGGGGAGAAATCAACAATGAACAGGAAATTGTACAAGCCTCTTCCTTTTTATCAACTGACTGTATTCCCAATATCGTTTTCTTAATTCAAGGCTACGTAGATATTCAGCACAACCGACCGATTCCTTATGATGCTAGTAGTGTAATTACAAATGTTTTTCGTCAACACTTTGCCGATAAAGCACCGTTGTCCTTTTTAAATTTCGAGCGTTATTTATTACTGCTCATGCGGATTCCTATAACGTATACATCCTTTAAACATTGGGAAGAGGGCGTCACTACTTTACTGACAGTGATCGAGCAATTGAAAAACGATTATAGTATCCATCTTTTTATGGGCATTGGTGGTGTTTTTTTGCAATCTATGCAAGTCAAAGAATCCTATAGTCAAGCTAGAAAAGCACGTAGAAAGCCACCAGTCGATAATATTCATATACGATTTTATGAGGATTTAACGAAGCATGAACAGCTACAAAAGGCTATTCACTACATTGAGGAGCATTACGATGAACAGCTAGTTATTAGCGATGTAGCAAAATCTATTAATTTTAGTCCTACTCACTTTAGCCGATTATTTAAAAAAGAAACGGGTCGTAATTTTGTCGATTATGTAGCGTATACACGCATAATCAAAACACTCCCATACTTGCGGAAATTTGACTACACCATTGAAAAAATCGCAGCAAGCTCTGGCTTTAATACACCCAATTATTACAGCCTTACATTTAAAAAATATGTAGGAATATCTCCAACGGATTACCGAAACACAATCGAAATATTGTTTAAATAA
- a CDS encoding cation acetate symporter, giving the protein MLETILEPKMLLTIALMGTIVYITYLTKKNTTASDFFVGGRSFGWFTNGSAIGGDYLSAATFLGIAGLTFQLGYDGAYYAFCFSIGLTLLAIFVAGPLRRFGAFTVADFLAYRFHSRRARLAAVIVVLAISGFYAAPQLLGAAQILSMFFGTSYEFGIIFTCVVMIFYVGIGGMKGTTINQALELWIRLGAFIVMLIAAMYGGLHYDKILAAINSFNGPITGTSPYALDGSDINFDGAAWTGTGFYFPTFWQTISMTIGLALGTIGLPHILLRFYTNPSAKAARKSALMAIGIASAFFLLAVFLGVVGRAIFISGTASEEVMRDLVLGGNNMVIPTTALALGGDWLLGLVIAGAFAAIFSNLSGLFITSSGALAHDLYASFMKKDITQKQRVVAGKVAIVILGILYGGLGLLVKDASIGHLVALAFTVAASTFTPIFILGIWWRGMTEKGAIAGLVIGLLVSMWMIFLPGTLPSFLQFKIPGIVTVPVGFLSVIVVSLLDRKVPADVNDFMKRVHSKESETA; this is encoded by the coding sequence ATGTTAGAGACAATTTTAGAACCAAAAATGTTATTAACAATTGCCCTAATGGGAACGATTGTATACATTACGTATTTAACGAAAAAAAATACAACAGCATCTGATTTCTTCGTTGGGGGACGGAGCTTTGGATGGTTTACGAACGGTTCAGCTATAGGGGGAGACTATTTAAGTGCAGCTACATTTTTAGGGATTGCTGGTTTAACCTTTCAATTAGGCTATGATGGAGCCTATTATGCATTTTGCTTCTCGATTGGTTTGACGCTATTAGCTATTTTTGTTGCTGGGCCATTAAGAAGATTTGGTGCATTTACCGTAGCAGACTTTTTAGCCTATCGCTTTCATAGTAGACGAGCTCGTTTAGCCGCAGTCATTGTAGTTTTAGCAATTTCAGGTTTCTATGCGGCGCCACAACTACTAGGCGCAGCACAAATATTAAGTATGTTCTTTGGGACTTCTTATGAATTTGGTATTATTTTTACATGTGTCGTGATGATTTTCTATGTAGGAATCGGTGGTATGAAGGGCACGACGATCAACCAAGCATTAGAGCTGTGGATTCGTCTAGGTGCATTTATTGTGATGCTTATTGCAGCGATGTATGGTGGCTTGCATTACGATAAAATTTTAGCAGCCATCAATTCCTTTAATGGACCTATTACTGGGACATCACCGTATGCCTTGGATGGAAGTGATATAAATTTTGATGGTGCCGCATGGACGGGGACAGGCTTCTATTTCCCGACGTTTTGGCAAACGATTAGTATGACCATTGGTTTAGCATTAGGTACGATAGGGTTACCGCATATTTTATTGCGCTTTTATACGAATCCGAGTGCTAAGGCTGCACGTAAATCTGCTTTAATGGCGATTGGTATTGCGAGTGCATTCTTCTTGTTAGCCGTATTTTTAGGGGTTGTTGGTCGTGCTATTTTCATTTCAGGTACTGCGAGTGAGGAAGTAATGAGAGATTTAGTGCTTGGTGGCAATAATATGGTTATTCCAACAACGGCGCTTGCATTAGGGGGCGATTGGCTGCTCGGTCTTGTGATTGCAGGGGCATTCGCTGCTATTTTCTCTAACTTATCAGGATTATTTATTACAAGCTCTGGTGCATTAGCGCATGATTTATATGCTAGCTTTATGAAAAAAGATATTACACAAAAACAGCGTGTAGTTGCTGGAAAAGTGGCGATTGTTATTTTAGGTATTTTATATGGCGGACTTGGGTTACTCGTAAAGGATGCTTCCATCGGTCATTTAGTTGCTTTAGCATTTACGGTTGCCGCAAGTACATTTACACCAATCTTTATATTAGGTATTTGGTGGAGAGGGATGACCGAAAAAGGAGCAATTGCAGGGTTAGTGATTGGTCTCCTCGTGTCGATGTGGATGATTTTCTTACCAGGAACACTTCCAAGTTTCCTACAATTCAAAATCCCTGGCATCGTAACAGTACCAGTCGGTTTCCTATCTGTTATTGTTGTGTCATTATTAGATCGTAAAGTACCTGCTGATGTAAACGATTTCATGAAGCGAGTGCACTCGAAGGAATCCGAAACTGCATAG
- a CDS encoding YggT family protein, whose product MTLYIILHYVDLAFTVYSFMLVAYVLMSWVPAAQSSAIGRFLEKVCEPYLGIFRKFIPTIGMIDISPIVAIFMLNFIKNGLFIVIQKIFFMF is encoded by the coding sequence ATGACTTTATATATCATTTTGCATTATGTGGATTTAGCATTTACTGTGTATTCATTTATGCTAGTTGCATATGTTTTAATGTCTTGGGTACCTGCTGCTCAAAGTTCAGCAATTGGCCGTTTTTTAGAAAAAGTATGTGAGCCGTATTTAGGGATTTTCAGAAAATTTATTCCAACTATTGGTATGATTGATATTTCTCCGATTGTAGCAATATTTATGTTGAATTTTATTAAAAACGGACTTTTTATTGTAATTCAAAAAATATTCTTTATGTTTTAG
- the pyrR gene encoding bifunctional pyr operon transcriptional regulator/uracil phosphoribosyltransferase PyrR, protein MSKNELLDGPSMTRALTRIAHEIIERNKGIDECILVGIKTRGAFLARRLAERIEKIEGKAIRTGELDITLYRDDLSTKHENEQAHVEQVDIDYVVANQKIILVDDVLYTGRTVRAALDAVMDLGRPAQIQLAVLIDRGHRELPIRADYVGKNVPTSGTERIVVNLLEVDGEDCVIIYKED, encoded by the coding sequence ATGTCAAAAAATGAGCTATTAGATGGGCCATCGATGACAAGAGCATTAACACGTATTGCACATGAGATTATTGAACGCAATAAAGGAATTGACGAATGTATATTAGTTGGGATTAAAACGCGCGGTGCCTTCCTTGCAAGACGCTTAGCAGAACGTATAGAAAAAATCGAGGGTAAAGCGATTCGTACAGGGGAGTTGGACATCACCCTTTATCGAGATGACTTATCAACAAAGCATGAAAATGAACAGGCACATGTTGAGCAAGTAGATATTGATTATGTGGTAGCCAATCAAAAAATTATTTTAGTCGATGATGTACTCTATACAGGACGTACAGTTCGAGCGGCACTAGATGCAGTAATGGATTTAGGAAGACCTGCGCAAATTCAACTAGCAGTGCTAATTGATCGCGGACACCGTGAGCTACCAATTCGAGCGGATTATGTTGGGAAAAATGTTCCGACATCAGGAACGGAACGTATCGTCGTTAATTTACTAGAAGTTGATGGCGAAGATTGCGTCATTATTTATAAAGAAGACTAA
- a CDS encoding YggS family pyridoxal phosphate-dependent enzyme, whose amino-acid sequence MTKILTNLDKINSQIQAAQQRSNREATNVQIIAVTKEVSVERTQEAIDAGLIHLGENRPEGLKQKIEAIQANVHWHYIGSLQTRKVKQVINEIDYLHSLDRLSLAEEIEKRATKPVKCFVQVNVSGEQSKHGLTIDDAVTFIESLQNFTKIQVVGLMTMAPNTEDETIIRSVFKQLKQCQQQIAERGFAHAPCTELSMGMSNDFEIAVEEGATFVRVGTALVGNERGEQDEHEK is encoded by the coding sequence GTGACGAAGATCTTAACAAATTTAGACAAAATTAATAGTCAAATACAAGCAGCACAACAACGCTCAAATCGTGAAGCAACTAACGTACAAATTATTGCTGTAACGAAAGAGGTTTCCGTTGAACGAACACAAGAAGCAATTGATGCAGGGCTTATACATTTAGGTGAAAATCGTCCTGAGGGCTTAAAGCAAAAAATTGAAGCCATTCAAGCAAATGTACACTGGCATTATATTGGATCATTACAAACTCGAAAAGTAAAACAAGTTATTAATGAAATTGATTACTTACATTCATTAGATCGTTTAAGTTTAGCTGAAGAGATTGAAAAAAGAGCAACAAAACCTGTAAAATGTTTTGTACAAGTTAATGTGTCAGGTGAACAATCAAAGCATGGTTTAACGATTGATGACGCAGTTACATTTATTGAATCTTTACAAAACTTTACGAAAATTCAAGTTGTAGGTCTAATGACAATGGCACCAAATACAGAGGACGAAACAATTATTCGCTCTGTTTTTAAGCAATTAAAACAATGTCAACAGCAAATAGCCGAACGAGGATTCGCACACGCGCCTTGTACCGAGTTATCAATGGGCATGTCTAATGACTTTGAAATAGCGGTAGAGGAAGGAGCTACATTCGTTCGAGTCGGAACGGCTCTTGTTGGAAATGAAAGAGGGGAACAGGATGAGCATGAAAAATAA
- the ileS gene encoding isoleucine--tRNA ligase: MVEYKETLLMPKTDFPMRGNLPANEPKMQEKWNEMDINKLQMERTAGRPEYVLHDGPPYANGDIHIGHALNKVIKDMITRHRSMTGYHVNYIPGWDTHGLPIEQALTNKGVKRKEMSIADFRELCEKYAYEQIDNQRAQFRRLGIRGDWENPYITLKPEFEARQIEVFGKMAEKGYIYKGLKPVYWSPSSESALAEAEIEYKDVKSASIYVSFAIKDAKGVVPADAKFIIWTTTPWTLPANLGISLNPEFIYVVVAVADKKFIIAKELLETVAKELEWETYEVVQEVKGEALDRLVAQHPFYDRESLVMVGEHVSAEAGTGCVHTAPGHGEDDYQIGKAYGLPILSPVDNSGCYTDEAPGFEGVFYNDANKMVTAKLEEVGALEKLSFFTHSYPHDWRTKKPVIYRATPQWFASIDAFRDELLAAVKSTTFTPAWGETRLYNMIRDRGDWVISRQRAWGVPIPIFYAENGEPIITPETIAHISALFREHGSNIWFQMTAKELLPDGFTHPGSPNGEFTKENDIMDVWFDSGSSHQGVLVERGLKYPADLYLEGSDQHRGWFNSSLITSVAINGYAPYKGLLTHGFVLDGDGRKMSKSLGNVIIPQKVMDQYGADILRLWVASVDYTADVRISMDMLKQVSEVYRKIRNTFRFLHGNVADFNPQKDRVAYADLREMDQYIYMRLQDVLKMVRAAYDRYDFAAVYHAVNNFVAVELSSFYLDIAKDVVYIEGHDNKDRRAMQTVMYDTLMTLVTVMTPIIPHTTDEVWSYLHAQGVVEEVSVQLTDFPSVDEQVNFDELRGKWAAIIEVRDDILKALEEARNAKTIGKSLEAKITVYANPEVLTLLHDANIDFAQLSIVSAFEVAAIESAPAEALALEHVSIVVEKATGEKCERCWSISATVGTNEAHPTVCARCAEVIEKYYV, translated from the coding sequence ATGGTGGAGTATAAAGAAACCTTATTAATGCCGAAAACGGATTTTCCTATGCGTGGGAACTTACCAGCAAATGAACCAAAAATGCAAGAAAAATGGAATGAGATGGACATCAATAAATTACAAATGGAGCGTACAGCTGGTCGCCCAGAGTATGTGTTACATGATGGCCCTCCATATGCAAATGGTGATATTCATATTGGCCATGCGTTAAATAAAGTGATAAAAGATATGATTACACGCCATCGCTCCATGACTGGCTATCATGTCAATTATATTCCAGGTTGGGATACACATGGTTTACCAATTGAACAAGCTTTAACAAACAAAGGTGTTAAACGTAAAGAAATGTCCATTGCAGATTTCCGTGAGCTTTGTGAAAAATATGCTTATGAGCAAATTGACAATCAGCGTGCACAATTCCGCCGTCTAGGCATTCGTGGCGATTGGGAAAACCCATATATTACGTTAAAACCAGAATTTGAAGCGCGCCAAATTGAAGTATTCGGTAAAATGGCGGAAAAAGGCTATATTTATAAAGGTTTAAAACCAGTATATTGGTCGCCTTCATCTGAGTCTGCATTAGCGGAAGCAGAAATTGAATATAAAGATGTTAAATCAGCTTCTATTTATGTCAGCTTTGCTATTAAAGACGCAAAAGGTGTTGTGCCAGCCGATGCGAAATTTATTATTTGGACGACTACACCTTGGACACTACCTGCAAACTTAGGGATTTCGTTAAATCCAGAGTTTATCTATGTGGTTGTGGCGGTAGCAGATAAAAAATTCATTATTGCGAAAGAATTGTTAGAAACAGTTGCAAAAGAGCTTGAATGGGAAACGTACGAAGTTGTGCAAGAAGTAAAAGGGGAAGCATTAGATCGTCTTGTAGCACAACATCCATTTTACGACCGTGAATCGCTTGTGATGGTCGGGGAACATGTTTCTGCTGAAGCAGGTACAGGTTGTGTTCATACAGCTCCAGGACATGGTGAAGATGACTATCAAATTGGGAAAGCTTATGGTTTACCTATTCTTAGTCCAGTGGATAACAGCGGTTGTTATACAGACGAAGCACCAGGTTTTGAAGGTGTCTTCTACAATGATGCAAACAAGATGGTTACTGCCAAATTAGAAGAAGTTGGCGCACTTGAAAAATTAAGCTTCTTTACGCACTCATATCCACATGACTGGCGTACGAAAAAACCAGTTATTTATCGTGCTACACCACAATGGTTTGCGTCTATCGATGCCTTCCGTGATGAATTATTAGCAGCGGTTAAATCGACGACATTCACACCTGCTTGGGGTGAAACACGTCTTTATAATATGATCCGTGATCGTGGCGATTGGGTTATTTCTCGTCAACGTGCATGGGGCGTACCAATTCCAATTTTCTATGCTGAAAATGGTGAACCAATCATTACACCAGAAACAATTGCGCATATTTCTGCTTTATTCCGTGAGCATGGTTCAAATATTTGGTTCCAAATGACAGCGAAAGAATTATTGCCAGACGGCTTTACACATCCAGGTAGCCCGAATGGTGAGTTTACGAAAGAAAATGATATTATGGACGTTTGGTTTGACTCAGGTTCATCTCACCAAGGTGTGCTAGTCGAACGTGGACTGAAATATCCAGCAGATCTTTACTTAGAAGGTTCTGACCAACACCGTGGATGGTTTAACTCTTCGTTAATTACATCTGTGGCGATTAATGGCTATGCGCCTTATAAAGGCTTATTAACGCATGGTTTCGTTCTTGATGGCGATGGTCGCAAAATGAGTAAGTCACTAGGAAACGTTATTATCCCTCAAAAGGTAATGGACCAATATGGTGCTGATATTTTACGTCTATGGGTAGCATCTGTAGATTATACGGCTGATGTGCGTATTTCTATGGATATGTTAAAACAAGTGTCTGAAGTGTACCGTAAAATCCGTAATACATTCCGTTTCTTACACGGTAATGTAGCTGATTTCAATCCACAAAAAGATCGTGTAGCCTATGCAGATTTACGCGAAATGGATCAATACATTTATATGCGTTTACAAGATGTCTTAAAAATGGTGCGTGCTGCTTACGACCGCTATGATTTTGCGGCTGTCTACCATGCGGTGAATAACTTTGTTGCTGTAGAATTATCTTCTTTCTACTTAGACATCGCAAAAGACGTTGTTTATATTGAAGGGCATGACAATAAAGACCGTCGTGCAATGCAAACAGTCATGTATGATACATTAATGACATTAGTAACAGTCATGACACCAATTATTCCACATACAACGGATGAGGTTTGGTCTTACTTACATGCACAAGGTGTTGTAGAAGAGGTGTCAGTGCAATTAACTGATTTCCCATCAGTAGATGAGCAAGTAAACTTTGATGAGCTTCGTGGCAAATGGGCAGCGATTATCGAAGTGCGTGATGATATTCTAAAAGCATTAGAAGAAGCGCGTAATGCTAAAACAATCGGTAAGTCTCTTGAAGCGAAAATAACAGTTTATGCTAACCCAGAAGTGTTAACATTATTGCATGATGCAAACATTGATTTTGCGCAACTTTCTATCGTTTCTGCTTTTGAGGTAGCAGCAATTGAATCAGCTCCTGCTGAAGCGTTAGCGTTAGAACATGTTTCTATTGTTGTTGAAAAAGCAACAGGCGAAAAATGTGAGCGTTGCTGGTCAATTTCTGCAACAGTTGGAACAAATGAAGCACATCCAACAGTGTGTGCTCGTTGTGCCGAAGTTATTGAAAAATATTATGTATAA